From Desulfonatronum thiosulfatophilum:
CAGTCTACGCCATAAGACGGCAATGGACTTGTTCATACGGTCTTATAGGCTCGTCGCGTGAATTGCCTGTTGGCATCAGCTATTTCATATTGGCTAAACACGTGAACCCCGTGTCGTCGCAATAGAGCTGTTGTAACGCCCATGCCAGTTGTTTTTTTACCTGAGAAGCTGCCGTCATAAATGGCTGAACTTCCACACGATGGACTGAATTCCGCCAGCATTGCGATTTCAATGCCGAACTTTTTGCATAACACCAAGACACGAGATGCACCAGACAGAAAAATCGAGTCACCCTGTCGCCGTTTATATCGACAACTTCGGCTTCACCATTCATCACGCAATACCCATCGCCTTTCAGGATTTCCGCTGGACTTCTGGGAATGCCCATCCCGGCCTCAACCTCGGGACAGATAAAATCAAGTAGTTTAGTTAAATATTCTGTTTCTAGAGGTGGCTTCTTTGTTTCCTCACCTTCTTCTTCAGCTTCATTCAACCATTGCGCGGGCGTGCCTTATTTGAAGAGTGTAAAAATTTTCCCCACGCTTTTTTGATGTCTTATTTGCCTTTCTGAAGAGTCCCTTGAAACTTTCTAAAACCAATACAATTCCATCTTTTCAATTGAAAGAGCCATGGAGCGATTTGTTGGCGTTCTTGCCGACCAATCGGTCATAGCAAGATGGGTGACTAATGCAATTAATGTTCTTGATGGTCAGAATATTTGGATTCTGTTTCATATTCATTCGAAAGGCTAACTGTCAGCTCACAGGCGGGTAGGAGCGCCAGCGGATTCCCGTCCTGTGCAGCGTCATGTTAGAGGAAACTTGGCCACTCCGCTGTCAGGTTTTCTA
This genomic window contains:
- a CDS encoding DUF523 domain-containing protein, whose translation is MLCKKFGIEIAMLAEFSPSCGSSAIYDGSFSGKKTTGMGVTTALLRRHGVHVFSQYEIADANRQFTRRAYKTV